Proteins encoded in a region of the Gallus gallus isolate bGalGal1 chromosome 35, bGalGal1.mat.broiler.GRCg7b, whole genome shotgun sequence genome:
- the LOC112531056 gene encoding mucin-4 isoform X11, producing MPRLKQRRPQPLRYGSPGASPAPRRPPKEPSSSPSSSSSSSSGTPPAMPSEPDPPYRRRPTPQTPPNSGGCPLDIPLLLEELRVLQQRQLRQMQLTEDICRQVLLLGALSTPKSRAPPTPPPPPHKKPHFITGKPFFPLFPPKNQPHAAAFFLATPYRGVGVTPVVSAHPPNLGGGDAGGTRHECGFCGKGFGSESARQIHLRSHTGERPYGCSVCGNRFTTRGNLKVHYHRHRQKVPRLAVSPQPTNRGQLASSNTQLASSNNQLASSSMEPLLNTQLASSNNQLASSNTQLASSNNQLASSSMEPLLNTQLASSNTQLASSNTQLASNNNQLASSSMEPLLNTQLASSNTQLASSNNQLASNSMEPLVNTQLASSNNQLASSSMEPLLNTHVASSNTQLASNNNQLASSSMEPLLNTQLASSNTQLASSNTQLASSNNQLASNSMEPLLNIQLASSNTQLASNNNQLASSSMEPLINTQLASSNTQLASSNNQLASNSMEPLVNTQLASSNNQLASSNNQSASNSVQQLVNTQLASSDTQLASNNNQLASNSMEPLVNTQLASSNNHLASSNAQLASSNNQLASNSMEPLVNTQLASSNNHLASSNTQLVSNSMQPLINTQLASSNSHLASSSNQLASNNNQLASKGVQPLANTQLASSNTHLASNNIKLSSSNTQLAAGNVQPLVNIQLASSNTQLASNSVQLLVNTQLASSNNQLASKNIQSASSNTQPLSSTQPTSSNTQAMAKNTQLASNNTQLMANNTQSTSNNNQLMANTQSTSNNTHLMANNNQLTSSNTQLASNNTQLMANNTQSTSNNTQLMANNTQSTSNNNQLMANTQSTSNNTQLMANNTQLTSSNTQLASNNTQLMANNTQSTSSNTQLMANNTQLISNNTQLMANNTQSTSNNNQLMANNTQSTSSNTQLIANNNPLTSSNTQLASNNTQLTSSNTQLTSNNTQLMANNTQSTSNNTQLMANNTQSTSNNNQLMANNTQSTSNNNQLLANTRMNNNTQARSANTQLNSNNTPVTSSNTQPISDTQPVPTNTLPSTNTLPSTNTLPSTNTQPPPSNTQPTGNTQSVPEAQPMSANTQLISNTQLISNTQPKSLNSQLMSADTQPTPDTQLMADDTQSISDNTQPTSSNTQLLANNTQSVSNTQLTADNTPPISNNAPPISSTQLMATNTQPNSSNTQLISNTPLMANNIQLMANNTQQISSTQLISSNTQMISNTSPPISNTQLMANNTQPSSNTQLTTTNTQLTFNTTPPISNTQLMATNTQLTSNTTPRISNTQPMATNNQLTSNTTPPLSNTQLTANNTQLMATNTQLTATNTQLTSNTTPPISNTQLTATNTQLMATNTQLTSSTTPPISNTQLTATNTQLMATNTQLTATNTPPISNTQLTANNTQLMANNTQLTATNTQLTATNTQLTSSNTQLTSNTQLMATNTQLTTTNTQLMATNTQLMATNTQLTSNTTPPISNTQLMATNTQLTATNTQLTSSNTQLTSNTQLMATNTQLTTTNTQLMATNTQLMATNTQLTSNTTPPISNTQLMATNTQLTATNTQLTSSNTQLTSNTQLMATNTQLTTTNTQLMATNTQLMATNTQLTSNTTPPISNTQLMATNTQLTATNTQLTSSNTQLTSNTQLMATNTQLTATNTQLTSNTTPPISNTQLLTTTIQPLPTNTVLLLKTTDVQPRLGDENTPPSQTPKPRTTGWAFLGAPPHFWVPPISETTKLPQLVAKYPQPTGGGTRTQCPVCRRVLSCPRGSRSYFGGHIPFRCRVCGRGFSSRGHLRAHFGGHRGVPPNSCSVGDGVGSQQRVRGYLGRGPLPHGEGEERNEEEEEEDGEEEAGEADPQIGGGPPKEEEEEEGRKAERRGRAGSPPRNTGRGTEDTEPPPKKQGKGEK from the exons ATGCCGCGGTTGAagcagcgccggccgcagccgcTCCGATACG GCTCCCCCGGTGCCTCCCCAgccccccgccgccctcccaaggagccttcctcctccccctcctcctcctcctcctcctcctcggggACCCCTCCAGCCATGCCATCAGAACCGGACCCCCCATACCGCCGTCGCCCCACACCTCAAACCCCCCCAAATTCGGGGGGCTGCCCCCTGGACATCCCACTGTTGCTGGAAGAGCTGCGGGTGTTGCAACAGCGTCAGCTCCGCCAGATGCAGCTGACCGAGGACATCTGTCGCCAGGTCCTCCTCctgggggctctgagcaccccaAAATCCCGCGCCCCCCCGaccccgcctccccccccccacaaaaaGCCCCATTTCATCACGGGGAAaccttttttccctcttttcccccccaaaaaccaACCTCACGCCGCCGCCTTCTTCTTAGCAACTCCCTACCGCGGGGTCGGGGTGACGCCGGTGGTCTCGGCCCACCCCCCAAATTTAGGTGGGGGGGACGCGGGGGGGACACGTCACGAGTGTGGGTTTTGTGGGAAGGGGTTCGGGAGTGAGAGCGCCCGGCAGATCCACCTGAGGTCCCACACAGGAGAACGGCCCTACGGCTGTAGTGTCTGCGGCAACCGGTTCACCACGCGTGGCAACCTGAAGGTTCACTACCACCGGCACCGACAGAAGGTCCCCCGCCTGGCCGTGAGCCCACAGCCCACCAACAGGGGCCAGTTGGCCTCCAGCAACACCCAGTTGGCCTCCAGCAACAACCAGCTGGCTTCCAGCAGCATGGAACCACTTCTCAACACCCAGTTGGCCTCCAGCAACAACCAGTTGGCCTCCAGCAACACCCAGTTGGCCTCCAGCAACAACCAGCTGGCTTCCAGCAGCATGGAACCACTTCTCAACACCCAGTTGGCCTCCAGCAACACCCAGTTGGCCTCCAGTAACACCCAGTTGGCCTCCAACAACAACCAGTTGGCTTCCAGCAGCATGGAACCACTTCTCAACACCCAG TTGGCCTCCAGCAACACCCAGTTGGCCTCCAGCAACAACCAGTTGGCTTCCAACAGCATGGAACCACTTGTCAACACCCAGTTGGCCTCCAGCAACAACCAGCTGGCTTCCAGCAGCATGGAACCACTTCTCAACACCCACGTGGCCTCCAGCAACACCCAGTTGGCCTCCAACAACAACCAGCTGGCTTCCAGCAGCATGGAACCACTTCTCAACACCCAGTTGGCCTCCAGCAACACCCAGTTGGCCTCCAGCAACACCCAGTTGGCCTCCAGCAACAACCAGTTGGCCTCCAACAGCATGGAACCACTTCTCAACATCCAGTTGGCCTCCAGCAACACCCAGTTGGCCTCCAACAACAACCAGTTGGCTTCCAGCAGCATGGAACCACTTATCAACACCCAGCTGGCCTCCAGCAACACCCAGTTGGCCTCCAGCAACAACCAGTTGGCTTCCAACAGCATGGAACCACTTGTCAACACCCAGTTGGCCTCCAGCAACAACCAGTTGGCCTCCAGCAACAACCAGTCGGCCTCCAACAGCGTGCAACAACTTGTCAACACCCAGCTGGCCTCCAGCGACACACAGTTGGCATCCAACAACAACCAGCTGGCTTCCAACAGCATGGAACCACTTGTCAACACCCAGTTGGCCTCCAGCAACAACCATTTGGCCTCCAGCAACGCCCAGTTGGCCTCCAGTAACAACCAGTTGGCTTCCAACAGCATGGAACCGCTTGTCAACACCCAGCTGGCCTCCAGCAACAACCATTTGGCCTCCAGCAACACCCAGTTGGTCTCCAACAGTATGCAACCACTCATCAACACCCAACTGGCCTCCAGCAACAGTCACTTGGCCTCTAGCAGCAATCAGTTGGCCTCCAACAACAACCAGCTGGCTTCCAAGGGCGTGCAACCTCTTGCCAACACCCAGTTGGCTTCCAGCAACACCCACCTGGCCTCCAACAACATCAAATTGTCCTCCAGCAACACCCAGTTGGCCGCCGGCAACGTGCAACCACTTGTCAACATCCAGCTGGCCTCCAGCAACACGCAACTGGCCTCCAACAGCGTGCAACTGCTTGTCAACACCCAACTGGCCTCCAGCAACAACCAGCTGGCCTCTAAAAACATTCAGTCGGCTTCCAGCAACACCCAACCACTCAGCAGCACTCAACCGACCTCCAGCAACACCCAAGCGATGGCTAAAAACACCCAGCTGGCCTCCAACAACACCCAACTGATGGCAAACAACACCCAATCGACCTCCAACAACAACCAGCTAATGGCCAACACCCAGTCGACCTCCAACAACACCCATCTGATGGCAAACAACAACCAACTGACATCCAGCAACACCCAGCTGGCCTCCAACAACACCCAACTGATGGCCAACAACACCCAATCGACCTCCAACAACACCCAACTGATGGCCAACAACACCCAATCGACCTCCAACAACAACCAGCTGATGGCCAACACCCAGTCGACCTCCAACAACACCCAACTGATGGCAAACAACACCCAACTGACATCCAGCAACACCCAGCTGGCCTCCAACAACACCCAACTGATGGCCAACAACACCCAATCGACCTCCAGCAACACCCAACTGATGGCAAACAACACCCAATTGATCTCCAACAACACCCAACTGATGGCCAACAACACCCAATCGACCTCCAACAACAACCAGCTGATGGCCAACAACACCCAATCGACCTCCAGCAACACCCAACTGATAGCAAACAACAACCCACTGACATCCAGCAACACCCAGCTGGCCTCCAACAACACCCAACTGACATCCAGCAACACCCAGCTGACCTCCAACAACACCCAACTGATGGCCAACAACACCCAATCGACCTCCAACAACACCCAACTGATGGCCAACAACACCCAATCGACCTCCAACAACAACCAGCTGATGGCCAACAACACCCAATCGACCTCCAACAACAACCAGCTGCTGGCCAACACCCGAATGAACAACAACACCCAAGCACGGTCCGCCAACACTCAACTCAACTCCAACAACACCCCAGTGACGTCCAGCAACACCCAACCAATCTCTGACACCCAACCCGTCCCCACCAACACCCTCCCCTCTACCAACACCCTCCCCTCTACCAACACCCTCCCCTCTACCAACACCCAACCGCCTCCCAGCAACACCCAACCAACGGGCAACACCCAGTCGGTGCCTGAAGCTCAGCCAATGTCTGCCAACACCCAACTGATCTCCAACACCCAACTGATCTCCAACACCCAACCGAAGTCCCTGAACAGCCAACTGATGTCTGCTGACACCCAACCAACGCCCGACACCCAGCTGATGGCGGATGACACCCAGTCTATCTCCGACAACACCCAGCCAACCTCCAGCAACACCCAACTGTTGGCTAACAACACCCAATCAGTCTCCAACACCCAACTGACAGCCGACAACACCCCACCCATCTCCAACAACGCCCCGCCCATCTCCAGCACCCAACTGATGGCCACCAACACCCAACCAAATTCCAGCAACACCCAGCTGATCTCCAACACCCCACTGATGGCCAACAACATCCAACTGATGGCCAACAACACCCAACAGATCTCCAGCACCCAACTGATCTCCAGCAACACCCAAATGATCTCCAACACCAGCCCACCCATCTCTAACACCCAACTGATGGCCAACAACACCCAACCCTCCTCCAACACCCAACTGACGACCACCAACACCCAGCTGACCTTCAACACCACCCCACCCATCTCCAACACCCAACTGATGGCCACCAACACCCAACTGACCTCCAACACCACCCCACGCATCTCCAACACCCAACCGATGGCCACCAACAACCAACTGACCTCCAACACCACCCCACCCCTCTCCAACACCCAACTGACGGCCAACAACACCCAACTGATGGCCACCAACACCCAACTGACGGCCACCAACACCCAACTGACCTCCAACACCACCCCCCCCATCTCCAACACCCAACTGACGGCCACCAACACCCAACTGATGGCCACCAACACCCAGCTGACCTCCAGCACCACCCCCCCCATCTCCAACACCCAACTGACGGCCACCAACACCCAACTGATGGCCACCAACACCCAACTGACGGCCACCAACACCCCACCCATCTCCAACACCCAACTGACGGCCAACAACACCCAACTGATGGCCAACAACACCCAACTGACAGCCACCAACACCCAACTGACAGCCACCAACACCCAACTGACCTCCAGCAACACTCAACTGACCTCCAACACCCAACTGATGGCCACCAACACCCAACTGACGACCACCAACACCCAACTGATGGCCACCAACACCCAACTGATGGCCACCAACACCCAACTGACCTCCAACACCACCCCACCCATCTCCAACACCCAACTGATGGCCACCAACACCCAACTGACAGCCACCAACACCCAACTGACCTCCAGCAACACTCAACTGACCTCCAACACCCAACTGATGGCCACCAACACCCAACTGACGACCACCAACACCCAACTGATGGCCACCAACACCCAACTGATGGCCACCAACACCCAACTGACCTCCAACACCACCCCACCCATCTCCAACACCCAACTGATGGCCACCAACACCCAACTGACAGCCACCAACACCCAACTGACCTCCAGCAACACTCAACTGACCTCCAACACCCAACTGATGGCCACCAACACCCAACTGACGACCACCAACACCCAACTGATGGCCACCAACACCCAACTGATGGCCACCAACACCCAACTGACCTCCAACACCACCCCACCCATCTCCAACACCCAACTGATGGCCACCAACACCCAACTGACGGCCACCAACACCCAACTGACCTCCAGCAACACTCAACTGACCTCCAACACCCAACTGATGGCCACCAACACCCAACTGACGGCCACCAACACCCAACTGACCTCCAACACCACTCCCCCCATCTCCAACACCCAACTGCTGACCACCACCATACAACCTCTCCCCACCAACACCGTCCTCCTACTGAAGACAACCGACGTCCAACCGAGGCTGGGTGACGAAAACACCCCTCCATCCCAAACCCCCAAACCCAGAACCACCGGTTGGGCATTTTTGGGTGCTCCCCCCCATTTTTGGGTCCCCCCCATTTCGGAAACCACCAAACTCCCCCAATTGGTGGCAAAATACCCCCAACCAACAGGCGGAGGGACCCGAACCCAATGCCCGGTGTGCCGCCGGGTGTTGAGCTGCCCACGGGGGTCACGGTCGTATTTTGGGGGTCACATCCCCTTCCGGTGTAGGGTCTGTGGGAGGGGGTTCTCCAGTCGGGGTCACCTGAGGGCTCATTTTGGGGGTCACCGCGGGGTACCCCCGAATTCCTGTAGCGTTGGCGATGGCGTGGGGTCGCAACAACGCGTCCGGGGGTATTTGGGGAGGGGGCCGCTGCCCCACGGAGAGGGGGAAGAGAGgaacgaggaggaggaggaggaggatggagaggaagaAGCGGGCGAAGCGGACCCCCAAATTGGGGGGGGACCCCcgaaggaggaagaggaggaggaggggaggaaggcgGAGAGGAGGGGACGCGCGGGGAG TCCCCCCAGGAACACAGGGAGGGGCACAGAGGACACGgagcccccccccaaaaaacaggggaagggggagaaatAA